In the Pyrolobus fumarii 1A genome, one interval contains:
- a CDS encoding complex I subunit 4 family protein, with the protein MNVVGLEVPLLWASILIPIVVAVIVLFVRGAKATTTLSSSSLAVSAVLLVLAYLEALRRHAIVYDPLYARVPGLGELSLFMDSYGFMVAFSSAAVSAIVAAYSYWYMAHRFEEMGLGEDAWSLYHSLLLLFAAGLIGVGLASNAILFYVFLELTLIPSFLLIALYGYGERVRIALLYLVWTHVGSTLYLLGVLLAGYHAGADGFNVFTVDEGLRSGTWEYLTPRYIVEVALPMIIIGMGIKMALFGLHVWLPYAHAEAPTPLSALLSPNLIGVGAYGILRFAAQTAPHIFAGYMPLLLTWALITMVYGGLVALAQDDVKRFLAYSSVSQMGYLMLGLASATTLGYLGAMLHYVAHAFGKAALFMMAGVLIVAVHTRSMSKMGGLARIMPLTAAAALIGFLHLMGIPPTIGIWSKYFILRGFTEVIPSTMFTIAAIAVIVGTTLTAVYSLVSFRKIFLGPLPGAKPSHGHHHDGAGYEKEPLGMAILTLLVALVGIACFFALPWLDAVTPSW; encoded by the coding sequence GTGAACGTGGTTGGGCTGGAGGTACCTCTACTCTGGGCGTCGATACTCATACCAATAGTCGTGGCGGTTATAGTGCTGTTTGTGCGCGGGGCAAAAGCAACGACAACGCTCTCGTCATCCTCGCTTGCAGTCTCGGCAGTACTCCTCGTACTTGCCTACCTCGAGGCGCTTAGGAGGCACGCTATAGTCTATGACCCGCTGTACGCTAGAGTGCCGGGTCTCGGCGAGCTAAGCCTATTCATGGACTCTTATGGGTTCATGGTAGCTTTTTCATCAGCCGCTGTCTCTGCAATAGTAGCGGCCTATAGCTACTGGTACATGGCGCATCGCTTCGAGGAGATGGGTCTCGGCGAGGACGCCTGGAGCCTATACCACAGCCTCTTACTACTCTTCGCCGCGGGTCTGATCGGCGTCGGTCTAGCAAGCAACGCGATACTCTTCTACGTGTTCCTAGAGTTGACGCTCATACCAAGCTTTCTGCTAATCGCGCTGTATGGTTACGGTGAGAGGGTAAGGATAGCCCTACTCTACCTCGTGTGGACGCACGTCGGGTCAACACTCTACCTGTTGGGCGTCCTACTAGCAGGCTACCACGCTGGCGCTGATGGATTCAACGTGTTCACGGTAGACGAGGGGCTTAGGAGCGGCACATGGGAGTACCTAACACCGCGCTACATCGTTGAGGTAGCGCTCCCAATGATCATAATAGGCATGGGCATCAAGATGGCACTCTTTGGCCTCCACGTGTGGCTGCCCTATGCGCACGCCGAGGCGCCAACACCACTCTCTGCACTCCTCTCGCCAAACCTAATCGGCGTTGGCGCTTACGGCATACTCCGCTTCGCCGCCCAGACGGCGCCCCACATCTTCGCAGGATACATGCCACTCCTCCTGACATGGGCGTTAATCACCATGGTGTACGGTGGCCTCGTTGCACTGGCACAAGACGATGTAAAGAGGTTCCTAGCGTACAGCAGCGTCAGCCAGATGGGCTACCTAATGCTAGGCCTTGCCTCGGCAACCACGCTCGGCTACCTAGGCGCTATGCTACACTATGTTGCTCACGCTTTCGGCAAGGCAGCCCTCTTCATGATGGCGGGCGTGCTCATAGTAGCCGTCCACACTAGGAGCATGTCAAAGATGGGAGGCCTCGCACGCATCATGCCGCTCACGGCAGCAGCCGCCCTCATAGGCTTCCTACATCTCATGGGCATACCGCCAACCATAGGCATCTGGAGTAAGTACTTCATTCTACGTGGCTTCACCGAGGTTATACCCTCCACGATGTTCACGATAGCAGCCATAGCGGTCATTGTAGGCACTACGCTAACAGCAGTATACTCGCTAGTCTCCTTCCGCAAGATATTCCTTGGACCGCTGCCAGGCGCCAAGCCAAGCCACGGGCATCACCACGATGGGGCTGGCTACGAGAAGGAGCCTCTAGGCATGGCCATTTTGACTCTCCTAGTCGCACTCGTCGGTATAGCGTGCTTCTTCGCCCTACCATGGCTCGATGCTGTGACACCCTCGTGGTAA
- a CDS encoding AbrB/MazE/SpoVT family DNA-binding domain-containing protein — MSANTNEKVRMRRVQRLGTSSLVVTLPKEWVRKVNLKPGDVVYVVVEGGSVRIIPYNKRGEAIHIMNIDVSKLPKGLSVSRLVSCAYVTRVDVLRLENISWEAALEVRSMASKFMGVDVVSGPEYVEVRCILDDDKVSMKDLLENIARLGLDLLGLVERLLTEPNQTLINLTREAINEIVKYEHLVVRRMSATPASTLGQPDAAMLYAAGLLGSFAATLWHLANYLATLAETKGRPEVDPKKLNDLIKGVQGLLSEILRWKPEDLELAARLADDAGKLRLQAWQKMLTAENPHEAVAYTMLYNALRELDIAVNALTCATVISNAPKLGKTPTTEIKTSTEQEQG, encoded by the coding sequence TTGTCCGCCAATACAAATGAGAAAGTTAGAATGAGAAGAGTACAGCGTCTAGGCACATCTTCGCTAGTGGTAACGCTGCCGAAGGAGTGGGTTCGAAAGGTTAACTTGAAGCCCGGTGACGTTGTATATGTAGTTGTTGAGGGCGGTTCTGTAAGGATAATACCGTACAACAAGCGTGGCGAGGCAATCCACATAATGAATATTGATGTGTCAAAGCTTCCCAAGGGGCTCAGCGTCTCGAGACTAGTATCGTGCGCCTACGTGACTAGGGTTGACGTGCTACGCTTGGAGAACATCTCCTGGGAGGCTGCACTAGAAGTCCGTAGCATGGCATCAAAGTTCATGGGTGTTGACGTTGTCAGTGGCCCGGAGTACGTTGAAGTCCGTTGTATTCTTGATGACGACAAGGTTAGCATGAAGGATCTGCTTGAGAATATTGCGAGGCTAGGCTTGGATCTCTTGGGCCTCGTTGAGAGGCTGTTGACAGAGCCGAACCAGACACTCATAAACCTAACACGCGAGGCGATAAACGAGATAGTGAAGTACGAGCACCTTGTTGTTAGGAGGATGAGCGCCACCCCAGCATCGACCCTCGGCCAGCCCGATGCCGCCATGCTATACGCTGCTGGCCTCCTCGGGAGCTTTGCCGCAACACTATGGCACCTGGCTAACTACTTGGCAACTCTGGCCGAGACTAAGGGCCGTCCCGAGGTAGACCCGAAGAAGCTAAACGATCTGATTAAAGGTGTACAAGGTCTGCTTAGTGAGATTCTACGCTGGAAGCCAGAGGACCTTGAGCTAGCCGCGAGACTCGCCGATGACGCTGGCAAGCTGAGACTGCAAGCCTGGCAGAAGATGCTAACCGCAGAGAACCCACACGAGGCGGTCGCCTACACGATGCTATACAATGCTCTCCGCGAGCTTGACATCGCAGTTAATGCGCTTACATGCGCCACAGTGATAAGCAATGCGCCTAAGCTCGGCAAGACACCAACCACCGAGATCAAGACTAGTACTGAGCAGGAACAGGGTTAA
- a CDS encoding NADH-quinone oxidoreductase subunit J family protein has product MSLQLVDLALLTALAFSVVGAIGAVVSRRTIYAAFYLSVVGVGIATFMTILGYTYLGLFHLLIYVGAAVSFLAFTVLMVEVEQEPPPRHSPLLALLAVTIAAVLVYPLFLVTPPHVERMGIDLGVFVNELSERFEYPVVITLIALAAVLIEAIAVARRSSEP; this is encoded by the coding sequence ATGAGTCTGCAGCTGGTGGATCTGGCTCTACTCACGGCTCTAGCGTTTAGCGTCGTAGGTGCCATAGGCGCTGTAGTGTCGAGAAGGACAATCTATGCTGCGTTCTACCTCTCGGTAGTTGGCGTCGGCATCGCGACATTCATGACGATACTAGGGTATACATACCTTGGCCTCTTCCACCTGTTGATCTACGTTGGCGCTGCTGTATCATTCCTAGCGTTCACTGTGCTCATGGTTGAGGTTGAGCAGGAGCCGCCTCCACGGCACAGCCCGCTCCTAGCGCTTCTCGCGGTTACAATAGCTGCAGTGCTAGTCTATCCACTGTTCCTCGTCACGCCACCACATGTCGAGAGGATGGGTATAGACCTGGGTGTTTTCGTCAATGAGCTCTCAGAGCGCTTCGAGTACCCGGTTGTAATCACTCTAATCGCACTGGCAGCAGTCCTTATAGAGGCTATTGCAGTTGCACGGAGGTCGAGCGAGCCATGA
- a CDS encoding NADH-quinone oxidoreductase subunit NuoK → MMLSTLPVLLAVFVLIASAVYGILSSRLVLRMLISAELLFNAALVTLLLASATANPLHASILVLLAIILTAAEVGVVAAIIVFLFHEKGGVEIERLRRLRG, encoded by the coding sequence ATGATGCTCTCGACGCTTCCGGTGTTGCTAGCCGTGTTTGTACTGATAGCCTCGGCGGTCTACGGGATACTGTCCTCAAGGCTGGTGCTGAGGATGTTAATATCAGCAGAGTTGCTCTTCAACGCCGCGCTGGTTACGTTGCTACTCGCGTCCGCGACGGCAAACCCGCTGCATGCCAGTATCCTAGTGCTACTCGCGATTATCCTGACGGCAGCGGAGGTGGGCGTGGTGGCTGCTATTATAGTGTTCCTCTTCCACGAGAAGGGCGGCGTTGAGATAGAGAGGCTGAGGAGGCTCAGGGGGTGA
- a CDS encoding NADH-quinone oxidoreductase subunit N: protein MALIPSYTLLEQLVVLVTAALGYVGLASPLFGTRHARYSAIAATLLSLIVSIILYKEAIEKGPITLFDNNMILDGFAAALVLAASLTLLIDLVAAIAVVEKWDTGSAFYAITALNLLGVYAIALAGSLVLVYTAWILAAVSSYVIIALWKNETSAEAAAKYAAIGVLATSLLIYALCFNIEISGSVYLSGAARHVPLIVAGAATLLPLAAIGFKMGVVPFHMWLPDVYGNARPFLVSVIASQAKILAVAFLLRLLYTITRVDPNLLLVLAGILAVATMTLGNVAALAANDARLVMAYSAIGQAGYIIAGFAALRPGLEGILVPGIFLQVFGYSLAKTSAFLVLDAVYEKAGWEVRSIEVLRGLYKGNKMAALSMLLALLVLVGMPPSLGFWGKLYILYGVASVDLALAIIFVLNMAIAAYYYMMLGWRLFATGDAPKLETDTRIVAASIGSILAFALGIVYWLFASVYVSATPP, encoded by the coding sequence GTGGCGCTCATACCATCCTATACGCTACTCGAGCAGCTGGTGGTACTCGTAACGGCTGCGCTAGGTTACGTTGGACTAGCATCGCCGTTGTTCGGCACGCGCCATGCAAGGTACTCTGCAATAGCGGCGACGCTACTCAGCCTGATAGTATCCATTATCCTCTACAAGGAGGCGATAGAAAAGGGCCCAATCACGCTATTCGACAACAACATGATACTGGACGGTTTTGCAGCTGCACTAGTACTCGCTGCATCTCTCACGCTGCTCATCGATCTCGTGGCAGCAATAGCTGTGGTTGAAAAGTGGGACACGGGCTCAGCCTTCTATGCTATAACCGCGTTGAACCTACTGGGCGTATATGCGATTGCGCTAGCTGGCAGCCTTGTGCTCGTATATACTGCGTGGATACTCGCAGCGGTATCAAGCTACGTGATAATAGCACTGTGGAAGAACGAAACCTCAGCTGAGGCGGCAGCAAAGTACGCCGCGATAGGCGTCCTAGCCACTAGTCTACTGATATACGCGCTGTGCTTCAACATCGAGATAAGCGGTAGCGTGTACCTGAGCGGCGCGGCTCGACACGTGCCTCTCATAGTTGCTGGTGCAGCCACCCTGCTGCCACTAGCCGCCATAGGCTTCAAGATGGGCGTTGTACCATTCCACATGTGGCTGCCCGACGTCTATGGCAATGCTAGGCCCTTCCTGGTGAGCGTCATCGCCTCCCAGGCAAAGATACTGGCTGTGGCCTTCCTCCTCAGACTGCTATACACCATAACCAGGGTCGACCCTAACCTACTCCTCGTCCTCGCGGGCATACTAGCAGTGGCTACAATGACTCTCGGTAACGTAGCCGCCCTAGCCGCTAACGACGCTAGGCTCGTGATGGCCTACAGTGCTATAGGTCAAGCCGGTTACATCATAGCGGGCTTTGCAGCCCTCAGGCCAGGCCTTGAGGGTATACTGGTACCCGGTATCTTCCTCCAGGTGTTCGGATACTCGCTTGCAAAAACTAGCGCCTTCCTAGTGCTTGACGCTGTATACGAGAAGGCCGGGTGGGAGGTCAGGAGCATCGAGGTACTCAGAGGGCTGTATAAAGGCAACAAGATGGCAGCACTATCGATGCTGTTAGCGCTCCTAGTGCTTGTTGGCATGCCACCGTCGCTCGGCTTCTGGGGCAAGCTCTACATACTCTACGGTGTGGCAAGCGTAGATTTAGCACTCGCAATCATATTCGTGCTTAACATGGCAATAGCCGCCTACTACTACATGATGCTAGGCTGGAGGCTCTTCGCCACTGGCGACGCCCCCAAGCTAGAAACCGACACGAGAATCGTAGCAGCGAGTATAGGGTCAATACTGGCTTTCGCCCTTGGAATCGTCTACTGGCTCTTCGCTAGCGTCTACGTCTCCGCCACGCCTCCATAA
- a CDS encoding NADH-quinone oxidoreductase subunit L, with protein MAGAEATVMATHVALEISEGGAAVYASMAWIGTYIAAGLVLLAAALGGGRRIAAAISIAGLAWALVAALHALLGYMESGAAKHVLGAIPGLMVVGSFVDGLSAWIGFVVALLSLLIGIYSYEYMGVDGTPRYWFFFTFFVASMLLLVYATDVLLMFIGWEGTGLASYALIGYYFDDREEAWVGDPGRRRLGVPMWFTPTHSAVRAFVFTGLGDSAFLVALALIHNAVGTLDITTWMLHPELLHDALVAKIGASLVPFTILLFFMAALAKSAQFPFHEWLVTAMTGPTSVSALIHAATMVKAGVYAAARFAPIFYEAFGEMITPLYTNLAWLALLTAFSTATMALVARELKLVLAYSTASQLGYMMAAAFAGAAALGSLAATAHLISHAVFKAALFLIAGALIHAAHTRYVTEMRFDPRTMPVTAAAMVLAGASLAGVPMFAGFWSKDLVVSVLGPAMRTVALLTAFLTAVYTARMIIYAFNLGGHRHGHEPGLLMLVPYTLLAGLSLGLGVVWASLEHMLAEALHAHPEFHPEIALTGASLALTGVGLTAVLYDIVWRGTPPRVSGALKTLYDFLYDRWLINPIIYRTIVYPGASLSKLLASVVEKGVLDRLYHRVVPSVFQTLVEASHRGLEAGIDGLYHIFIPGFVRASAARLRSVHTGDISRYLSVFIVGVVVVALLAAWYILGKVGGW; from the coding sequence ATGGCGGGGGCCGAGGCCACGGTCATGGCTACGCACGTGGCTCTCGAGATAAGCGAGGGCGGTGCCGCGGTATACGCCAGCATGGCGTGGATCGGCACCTACATTGCAGCTGGCCTAGTGCTGCTGGCAGCGGCTCTAGGCGGTGGTAGGAGGATAGCCGCGGCCATATCTATAGCCGGGCTTGCTTGGGCCCTAGTAGCAGCTCTACACGCGCTACTAGGCTACATGGAGAGCGGCGCAGCTAAACACGTGCTTGGCGCTATCCCAGGCCTCATGGTAGTAGGCTCCTTCGTCGACGGGTTATCGGCGTGGATAGGCTTCGTGGTAGCGCTGCTGTCGCTTCTAATCGGTATCTACAGCTACGAGTATATGGGCGTGGATGGTACGCCACGATACTGGTTCTTCTTCACCTTCTTCGTTGCGAGCATGTTGCTACTAGTCTATGCGACTGACGTGCTACTGATGTTCATCGGTTGGGAGGGGACAGGCCTCGCTAGCTACGCTCTCATCGGCTACTACTTCGACGACCGCGAGGAAGCCTGGGTGGGCGACCCAGGCAGAAGGAGGCTAGGAGTCCCGATGTGGTTCACGCCAACACACAGCGCTGTCAGAGCATTCGTGTTCACGGGTCTAGGTGACTCGGCATTCCTCGTAGCCCTAGCGCTGATCCACAATGCGGTTGGCACGCTTGACATCACAACCTGGATGCTACACCCGGAGCTGCTCCATGACGCGCTAGTCGCAAAGATAGGCGCAAGTCTAGTGCCATTCACGATACTACTCTTCTTCATGGCGGCGCTGGCAAAGTCGGCACAATTCCCATTCCACGAGTGGCTCGTAACCGCGATGACTGGTCCAACCTCGGTCTCGGCGCTCATCCACGCGGCGACAATGGTGAAGGCGGGTGTGTACGCAGCTGCGCGCTTCGCCCCAATATTCTACGAGGCTTTCGGCGAGATGATAACGCCTCTCTACACGAACCTAGCGTGGCTAGCTCTACTCACTGCATTCTCGACAGCCACGATGGCGCTCGTCGCTAGGGAGCTGAAGCTAGTGCTAGCCTACTCCACGGCAAGTCAGCTAGGATACATGATGGCGGCTGCTTTTGCCGGCGCAGCAGCCCTTGGCAGCCTAGCGGCCACCGCACACCTCATAAGCCACGCTGTGTTCAAGGCTGCCCTCTTCCTCATCGCCGGTGCACTGATACACGCCGCGCACACGAGATACGTGACCGAAATGAGGTTCGACCCGCGCACAATGCCCGTCACGGCAGCCGCCATGGTGCTAGCTGGTGCTAGCCTAGCAGGTGTCCCAATGTTCGCCGGGTTCTGGAGCAAGGATCTCGTAGTCTCGGTGCTAGGCCCCGCCATGAGGACGGTTGCGCTCCTCACAGCATTCCTCACAGCAGTGTACACCGCGAGGATGATAATCTACGCGTTCAACCTCGGCGGCCACCGCCACGGTCACGAGCCAGGCCTGCTCATGCTAGTGCCATACACGCTACTAGCAGGCCTCAGCCTAGGGCTAGGCGTTGTATGGGCAAGCCTAGAGCATATGCTGGCAGAGGCTCTCCACGCTCACCCAGAGTTTCACCCAGAGATAGCGCTGACTGGCGCATCACTAGCCCTCACTGGGGTGGGCCTCACAGCAGTCCTCTATGACATCGTGTGGCGTGGAACTCCGCCACGGGTAAGCGGAGCCCTGAAGACGCTCTACGATTTCCTCTACGACCGTTGGCTGATCAACCCGATAATCTACCGTACGATAGTCTACCCGGGCGCCAGCCTATCGAAGCTGCTAGCTAGTGTCGTGGAGAAAGGCGTCCTCGACCGCCTCTACCACCGCGTAGTACCCAGCGTCTTCCAGACACTCGTCGAAGCCTCCCATAGGGGTCTGGAGGCGGGCATTGACGGCCTCTACCACATATTCATACCAGGCTTTGTACGTGCATCCGCAGCCAGGCTACGCAGCGTGCATACAGGTGATATCTCAAGGTACCTCTCAGTTTTCATAGTGGGGGTTGTTGTAGTCGCGCTGCTAGCGGCTTGGTACATCCTCGGGAAGGTCGGGGGGTGGTAG
- a CDS encoding ABC transporter ATP-binding protein has product MKGVSLSAPESAVTVILGPNGAGKTTLLRSLAGIYRVDKGRVLAYGMDVASARRRGILILSPDEAGLYPRLTGWEHVRLVERIYGCSWDGLEEAVELLGLGRVMGERVSRYSRGMRRKLQLIMALASCARVLLLDEPLSGLDIVSLRGASRLLRIVAEREGRAVIVTTHELWLAERLADYIVVLESGRVAAEGPLERLLREAGASSLEEYLVRTVYGGGNGEA; this is encoded by the coding sequence TTGAAAGGCGTTAGTCTATCAGCACCGGAGTCAGCCGTTACTGTGATACTCGGGCCGAATGGCGCTGGCAAGACCACGTTATTGAGGAGCTTGGCTGGCATCTATCGCGTCGATAAGGGCCGCGTACTAGCCTACGGCATGGATGTGGCTAGCGCGAGAAGGAGGGGGATTCTCATACTGTCTCCCGATGAGGCTGGCCTCTATCCCCGCCTGACTGGCTGGGAGCACGTGAGGCTCGTCGAGCGTATCTATGGGTGTAGCTGGGATGGCCTTGAGGAGGCTGTGGAGCTTCTCGGCCTTGGTAGGGTGATGGGTGAGCGTGTTTCGAGGTATAGCAGGGGTATGCGGAGGAAGCTGCAACTTATCATGGCGTTGGCCAGCTGTGCCAGAGTGCTTCTGCTCGACGAGCCCCTATCGGGGCTTGACATCGTGTCGTTACGTGGAGCCTCCAGGTTGTTGAGGATTGTGGCTGAACGGGAGGGTAGGGCAGTCATAGTCACTACTCATGAGTTGTGGCTGGCCGAGAGGCTAGCCGACTATATAGTAGTGCTTGAGAGTGGGCGTGTTGCTGCTGAGGGGCCGTTGGAGCGGTTGTTGCGCGAGGCTGGCGCATCTAGCCTTGAAGAGTATCTAGTGAGGACCGTGTATGGTGGTGGAAATGGGGAGGCGTAG
- a CDS encoding DUF504 domain-containing protein yields the protein MGRRRGRIYEVVSRVFALREQYPDARIVIVDRVSPTGLRKIPVSRVTRVKKDHMVLDDGSVIPLHRVVMVEAGDAVLWRRGGDVDASEEPVDDSKGESQY from the coding sequence ATGGGGAGGCGTAGGGGCAGGATATACGAGGTTGTGTCTAGGGTTTTCGCGCTTCGCGAGCAGTACCCAGATGCGAGGATAGTGATAGTGGATAGAGTCTCGCCAACGGGGCTGCGCAAGATACCGGTATCGAGAGTAACGCGTGTCAAAAAAGACCATATGGTTTTAGATGATGGTAGCGTTATACCGCTACACCGTGTAGTTATGGTTGAGGCTGGTGACGCTGTTTTATGGAGGCGTGGCGGAGACGTAGACGCTAGCGAAGAGCCAGTAGACGATTCCAAGGGCGAAAGCCAGTATTGA
- a CDS encoding ABC transporter permease, with protein MAGLVMRFHRVASLAWKDLLELRRDAKTLALLAASAWLLPLLAILSKGLQAATIVNVAVVDLDCKSVEVGGLNFSSQDVAVLIAELTRSVVKTPTVNVTLYKCGGQPTADVVVVIPPGFTENLTRFDRVAYIAVRYNPGSSAAQTVYTWLRYVIIPSISRAEAEKLIKLMGELLNITVKPQAILDPVRVEVGFIGVPQTVGEQVVRAVEAARILAFATIFVLAPAAMLTSDLFVAEKERRNLEMLFSTPLSPAEIIAAKMLAATAVAGIAGLADAAAMLAYLAIEAGNGIPAPNFILLLVHVVATMLAIMVTSALTALTVMSGLSTRLATLLSGIFTILAFFVYASSLATDYTRLPLEYATLLAIVPYTHSVNAVIYAARGEYSNALLSLVALAAYTATVLLASTRLASPERIVKSG; from the coding sequence ATGGCAGGGCTTGTGATGCGTTTTCACCGTGTGGCCAGCCTCGCATGGAAGGACCTACTAGAGCTTCGCCGCGATGCAAAAACACTTGCCCTATTAGCCGCTAGTGCCTGGCTGCTCCCACTCCTCGCGATACTCTCCAAAGGATTACAAGCTGCAACGATAGTGAACGTTGCGGTTGTAGACCTTGACTGCAAGAGTGTTGAGGTAGGGGGCTTGAACTTCTCGTCGCAAGACGTGGCTGTGCTGATAGCAGAGCTTACACGTAGTGTCGTGAAGACGCCCACGGTTAACGTGACGCTCTATAAGTGTGGCGGGCAGCCCACCGCAGATGTTGTAGTCGTGATACCACCGGGCTTCACGGAGAACCTAACTAGGTTTGACCGTGTAGCGTACATAGCCGTTAGGTACAACCCTGGAAGTAGTGCAGCCCAGACAGTCTACACGTGGCTAAGGTACGTTATCATACCGAGCATCTCGAGAGCAGAAGCTGAAAAGCTAATCAAGCTTATGGGCGAACTCCTCAACATAACCGTGAAGCCACAAGCTATCCTCGACCCCGTGAGGGTGGAGGTCGGGTTCATAGGAGTCCCGCAAACGGTTGGCGAGCAGGTGGTGCGCGCAGTAGAAGCTGCCAGGATACTTGCCTTTGCGACGATATTCGTGCTGGCACCAGCAGCCATGCTGACTTCCGACTTGTTCGTCGCCGAGAAGGAGAGGAGAAACCTGGAGATGCTATTCTCGACGCCCCTATCCCCCGCCGAGATAATAGCAGCCAAGATGTTAGCTGCTACAGCCGTGGCAGGAATAGCCGGCTTGGCTGACGCGGCGGCAATGCTCGCCTATCTCGCCATAGAGGCTGGTAATGGGATACCAGCACCGAACTTCATACTCCTGCTCGTACACGTAGTTGCAACGATGCTAGCCATTATGGTCACCTCTGCACTCACAGCGTTAACCGTGATGAGCGGCTTATCAACGCGACTAGCAACCCTACTATCCGGCATATTCACGATACTCGCGTTCTTCGTCTATGCTTCCAGCCTAGCAACCGACTACACAAGGCTACCCTTGGAGTATGCAACGCTCCTAGCAATCGTACCATACACGCACTCTGTCAATGCCGTGATTTACGCGGCTAGAGGCGAGTATAGCAACGCGCTCCTAAGTCTAGTAGCACTGGCAGCATACACAGCAACGGTGCTTCTGGCGTCAACGAGGCTAGCCTCACCCGAGAGGATAGTGAAAAGCGGGTAG
- a CDS encoding 4Fe-4S binding protein, translating into MTGGGWAVKLSERMKCHLEAVKTGFAALRKPPLTLRYPDEYEVLEGFRGPPVLKMDVCLGCSLCAQICPARAIKMYRLPGFRTPRPGIDYTRCIFCGFCVDICPGGALEHANVGDVVFEKLEEAVLTPLEWASFRPRPAAEKHGRPVRSVVDEEVGLRYESAAGGSGSTHGSSV; encoded by the coding sequence GTGACGGGAGGCGGCTGGGCTGTGAAGCTAAGTGAGAGAATGAAATGCCACTTAGAAGCTGTTAAGACGGGCTTCGCGGCGCTCAGAAAGCCACCGTTGACACTGCGCTATCCCGATGAGTATGAGGTGCTAGAGGGGTTTCGAGGGCCACCTGTGCTAAAGATGGATGTTTGTCTTGGTTGTAGCCTATGTGCACAGATATGCCCAGCCAGGGCTATCAAGATGTACAGGTTGCCGGGGTTCCGCACTCCACGCCCAGGCATAGACTACACGAGGTGTATATTCTGTGGCTTCTGCGTCGACATATGCCCTGGTGGCGCACTCGAACATGCTAACGTTGGGGACGTGGTGTTTGAGAAGCTGGAGGAGGCTGTGCTGACCCCCCTGGAGTGGGCTTCTTTCCGCCCACGCCCGGCTGCCGAGAAGCATGGTAGGCCTGTCCGCTCGGTTGTGGATGAAGAGGTGGGCTTGAGGTATGAGTCTGCAGCTGGTGGATCTGGCTCTACTCACGGCTCTAGCGTTTAG